A genomic segment from Geitlerinema sp. PCC 7407 encodes:
- a CDS encoding glycoside hydrolase family 13 protein: MQIHTPDWVKHAVFYQIFPDRFARAQSPHQRVLVSGPMEDWETPPTLQGYKGGDLWGVVDELDYLQDLGITAIYFTPVFQSTSNHRYHTHDYYQVDPLLGGNEALRSLLDEAHRRDMRVVLDGVFNHASRGFFFFNDILENGPHSPWLDWFIIEGWPLSAYDGSKPANYEGWADNRALPKFNHDNPAVREYIMNIAEYWIRFGIDGWRLDVPFCVTAEGFWQEFRQRVKTLNAEAYIVGEVWTDARQWLDGTQFDGVMNYLFTGPTIAFTVGDRVVMEQVTTPDYEAYPPLDAHSYGAKMQALIDLYPWEIQLAQLNLLASHDTARMLSIAGGDRASVALATLLLMTFPGAPSIYYGDEVGLAGGLDPDSRRTFPDSSRWDQEFLELHRRLIQLRQQFPALRIGHYHIRQAEGMLYVFERTLEGQTLAIAVNAGTETADVELPGSPAPEVCFATQPITVKDTGSSGVFRLPGRTGCIVKLT, encoded by the coding sequence ATGCAGATTCACACGCCTGATTGGGTGAAGCACGCGGTTTTTTACCAGATCTTTCCCGATCGCTTTGCCCGCGCCCAGTCGCCTCATCAGCGAGTGTTGGTGTCCGGGCCGATGGAAGACTGGGAAACACCGCCCACCCTCCAGGGCTACAAAGGCGGCGACCTGTGGGGCGTGGTTGATGAGCTGGACTATCTTCAGGATCTGGGGATTACGGCGATTTACTTTACGCCGGTGTTTCAGTCGACCAGCAACCACCGCTACCACACCCACGACTACTATCAGGTCGACCCGCTGCTGGGCGGCAACGAAGCCTTGCGATCGCTCCTCGACGAAGCCCACCGCCGGGACATGCGGGTTGTCCTGGACGGCGTTTTTAACCACGCGAGCCGGGGCTTCTTTTTTTTCAACGACATTTTGGAGAATGGCCCCCATTCCCCCTGGCTCGACTGGTTCATCATCGAGGGCTGGCCCCTCTCGGCCTATGACGGCTCCAAGCCCGCGAACTATGAGGGCTGGGCAGACAACCGGGCCTTGCCGAAGTTCAATCACGACAATCCGGCGGTGCGCGAGTACATCATGAACATTGCGGAGTACTGGATTCGCTTTGGGATTGATGGCTGGCGGCTGGATGTTCCCTTTTGCGTGACGGCGGAGGGCTTTTGGCAGGAGTTTCGCCAGCGGGTGAAGACGCTGAATGCCGAGGCCTACATCGTGGGAGAGGTGTGGACGGATGCCCGCCAGTGGCTCGACGGGACGCAGTTTGACGGGGTGATGAACTATCTGTTTACGGGGCCGACGATCGCCTTTACGGTGGGCGATCGCGTGGTGATGGAGCAGGTGACCACGCCGGACTACGAAGCCTATCCGCCGCTGGACGCCCACAGCTACGGGGCCAAGATGCAGGCCTTAATAGACTTGTATCCCTGGGAGATCCAGCTGGCGCAGCTCAATTTGCTGGCCAGCCACGATACCGCGCGAATGCTCTCCATCGCGGGGGGCGATCGCGCCAGTGTGGCCCTCGCGACTCTGCTGCTGATGACCTTTCCGGGCGCTCCCAGCATCTACTACGGCGACGAGGTTGGCTTGGCGGGCGGGCTCGACCCCGACAGCCGCCGCACCTTCCCAGATTCGAGCCGCTGGGACCAAGAGTTTCTCGAGCTGCACCGCCGCCTGATCCAGCTGCGCCAGCAGTTTCCGGCCCTGCGCATCGGTCACTACCACATTCGCCAGGCCGAGGGAATGCTCTACGTCTTTGAGCGCACCCTCGAGGGCCAAACCCTGGCGATCGCCGTCAATGCGGGCACCGAGACAGCTGATGTCGAGCTGCCCGGCAGCCCAGCCCCCGAGGTGTGTTTTGCCACTCAGCCCATCACCGTCAAGGACACGGGCTCATCAGGCGTTTTTCGCCTCCCCGGTCGAACCGGCTGCATCGTGAAGCTCACCTAG
- a CDS encoding DNA-directed RNA polymerase subunit omega → MQKRNSFDNTQLMYRAEDLISAASNRYRITVQVANRAKRRRYEDFENGDDPIMKPVLRAIIEMSDELTQPEIIGE, encoded by the coding sequence ATGCAAAAACGCAATAGCTTTGACAACACTCAGCTCATGTACCGAGCTGAGGATCTGATCAGTGCTGCCTCCAACCGCTATCGCATCACGGTGCAGGTGGCCAACCGAGCCAAGCGCCGCCGCTACGAAGACTTCGAAAATGGCGATGATCCCATCATGAAGCCGGTGCTGCGCGCCATTATCGAAATGTCGGACGAGCTCACCCAGCCCGAGATTATCGGAGAGTAA
- a CDS encoding Npun_R2821/Npun_R2822 family protein, with the protein MSRGIYITANDRVMDQAIALLNSLRLYDPDTPIMLIPYDDNYQAIAQLLAQAYGVQVYPDLDFIHRIADNLHAIFGGEFFARPNQFRKQACWFGPFDEFLYIDTDIVVFEKIIDNLNYLADYDFLCCDYQHAGGITNVFTPKVLETGVFSEATLKDMFNGGFWASKKGLLSEEDLYETFRECAAHPDYFDFSQKTSDQPIINYMILQRVARRFNIVRRPGKAPGNWAGSPQFQQEGHRLVDPNLGQPLQYLHWAGIRIEPGCPYWEVWEYHRNLNSSVPAYQPKPRPKESLWQQFKRSLKSRF; encoded by the coding sequence ATGAGTCGTGGAATCTATATCACCGCTAACGATCGCGTAATGGATCAGGCGATCGCGCTGCTCAACAGCCTTCGTCTCTATGACCCTGATACGCCTATTATGCTCATTCCCTACGACGACAACTACCAGGCGATCGCCCAGTTGCTCGCTCAGGCCTACGGCGTTCAGGTCTATCCCGATCTCGACTTTATCCATCGCATCGCCGACAACCTCCACGCGATCTTTGGCGGCGAATTCTTTGCCCGACCCAACCAATTTCGCAAGCAGGCCTGCTGGTTTGGCCCCTTTGATGAATTTCTCTACATCGACACCGACATCGTGGTGTTCGAGAAAATCATCGACAACCTCAACTACCTCGCTGACTACGACTTCCTGTGCTGCGACTACCAGCACGCCGGGGGCATCACCAACGTCTTTACCCCCAAGGTGCTCGAAACCGGCGTGTTTAGCGAGGCGACCCTCAAAGACATGTTCAATGGTGGCTTTTGGGCCTCCAAAAAAGGCCTGCTGTCAGAAGAAGACCTCTACGAAACCTTTCGGGAGTGTGCCGCCCACCCAGACTACTTTGACTTCTCCCAGAAAACCTCAGACCAGCCCATCATCAACTACATGATCTTGCAGCGGGTGGCGCGCCGCTTCAATATCGTGCGGCGGCCTGGCAAGGCGCCGGGCAACTGGGCTGGCAGTCCCCAGTTTCAGCAGGAGGGGCATCGCTTGGTCGACCCCAATCTGGGCCAGCCCCTCCAGTATCTGCACTGGGCGGGGATTCGCATCGAGCCCGGTTGCCCCTACTGGGAGGTGTGGGAGTACCACCGCAACCTGAACTCGAGCGTGCCCGCCTACCAGCCCAAGCCGCGCCCCAAAGAGAGCCTGTGGCAGCAGTTCAAGCGATCGCTCAAAAGCCGCTTCTAA
- a CDS encoding ABC transporter permease codes for MDLAESLKMAVKTLVTNRTRSALTMLGIVIGNASVIAMIGVGEGAQRFIKDQFEALGPNVLFVLPGSPDAVNRPVIPPKTLVLADAEAIASQVPSVQAVAPEITSSELVKYRNKNSSSLVIGTTPPFTAVRNFEVERGRFLTELDIRRTDEVVVLGSALAQKLFEGQNPIGKTVRIRNVRLTVIGVMEPKGSSLGTDFDDTAILPITTMADRVVGRTSPYGLEVTWIFASARDENSMEAAQFQIENLLRQRHQITDEDDFTVRNQKDLLETFGAITGALTLMLAAIAGISLLVGGIGIMNIMLVSVTERTQEIGLRKAIGASQQDILLQFIIEAVILSAAGGLIGTGLGIGGIVLVSNFTPLKASVSLSAIVIAVTVSGGIGLFFGVVPARQAARLDPIVALRSS; via the coding sequence ATGGATCTCGCCGAAAGCCTCAAAATGGCTGTCAAGACCCTGGTCACCAACCGAACCCGCAGCGCTTTGACGATGCTGGGGATTGTGATTGGCAACGCGTCGGTGATCGCCATGATCGGCGTGGGAGAGGGGGCTCAGCGCTTCATCAAGGACCAGTTCGAGGCCCTCGGCCCCAACGTTCTGTTTGTGCTGCCGGGCAGCCCCGACGCGGTGAACCGGCCGGTGATTCCGCCCAAGACGCTGGTGCTGGCCGACGCCGAGGCGATCGCCTCCCAGGTGCCCTCGGTCCAAGCCGTCGCCCCCGAAATCACCTCCAGCGAGCTGGTCAAGTACCGCAACAAGAACTCATCGTCCCTAGTCATCGGCACAACCCCGCCTTTCACGGCGGTTCGCAACTTCGAGGTCGAGCGGGGCCGGTTTCTGACCGAGCTAGACATCCGGCGCACCGATGAGGTGGTGGTCCTGGGGTCGGCGCTGGCCCAGAAACTCTTTGAGGGTCAAAATCCCATCGGCAAAACCGTGCGGATTCGCAACGTTCGGCTGACCGTGATCGGCGTGATGGAGCCCAAGGGCTCCAGCCTCGGCACCGACTTTGACGATACGGCGATTTTGCCCATCACCACCATGGCCGATCGCGTGGTGGGGCGCACCTCGCCCTACGGCCTGGAGGTGACCTGGATTTTCGCGTCGGCGCGGGACGAAAACAGCATGGAGGCGGCCCAGTTCCAGATCGAAAATCTGCTGCGCCAGCGCCACCAAATCACCGACGAGGACGATTTCACCGTCCGCAACCAGAAGGACTTGCTGGAGACCTTTGGAGCAATTACCGGGGCGCTCACCCTGATGCTGGCGGCGATCGCCGGGATTTCGCTCCTAGTCGGCGGCATCGGCATCATGAACATCATGCTCGTGTCGGTCACCGAGCGGACCCAGGAAATCGGCCTGCGCAAAGCCATTGGGGCATCCCAGCAGGATATCCTGCTGCAATTCATCATCGAGGCGGTAATCCTGTCCGCAGCGGGGGGCCTGATCGGTACGGGGCTGGGGATTGGCGGGATTGTCTTAGTCAGCAACTTCACCCCCCTCAAGGCCAGCGTTTCCCTTAGCGCCATTGTCATCGCCGTCACGGTGTCCGGCGGCATTGGCCTATTTTTTGGCGTGGTGCCAGCCCGCCAGGCCGCCCGTTTGGACCCCATTGTGGCCCTGCGCAGCAGCTAA
- a CDS encoding DUF1818 family protein produces the protein MERLIKQGPGWRLGWDPSASDFQGLVGTDDWSIELTAAELEDFCQLLGQLAGTMQAMATELMDEERLACEAESDRLWMEVEGFPTAYSLRFILASGRRAEGFWPAKSVPDLLRASQTLKVF, from the coding sequence ATGGAACGCTTGATCAAGCAGGGGCCGGGCTGGCGCCTAGGCTGGGACCCCAGCGCGTCTGACTTTCAGGGACTGGTGGGTACCGATGACTGGTCCATCGAGCTAACGGCGGCTGAGCTAGAGGATTTTTGTCAGCTGCTGGGCCAGCTAGCTGGCACGATGCAGGCGATGGCGACCGAGCTGATGGACGAGGAGCGCCTCGCCTGCGAAGCCGAAAGCGATCGCCTCTGGATGGAAGTTGAGGGCTTTCCCACGGCCTACAGCCTGCGCTTCATTTTGGCCTCGGGCCGCCGCGCAGAGGGTTTTTGGCCTGCTAAGTCGGTGCCCGACCTACTGCGGGCCAGCCAGACGCTAAAGGTTTTTTAG